A section of the Echeneis naucrates chromosome 12, fEcheNa1.1, whole genome shotgun sequence genome encodes:
- the LOC115052336 gene encoding complement component C7-like, whose amino-acid sequence FVLDQKRGLDSEDHIMTLDVAAALSSLAILLVCLSPVCCQQPVNCRWGPYGEWSECDGCTNTKMHTRHIQVYAQFGGVPCSGDATQTQPCVPRKECPLETGCGGRFRCTSGQCISNSLRCNGDQDCEDGLDERGCDQDNIQFSCDLDKTPPNSDLTGRGYDVLQGKLKAGVINTLNFGGQCRKVFSGDHRVFYRLPQNILRYNFKVTVNNDESDESYESTWSYVQHIQSNAIVGHDRRTFHKEITDSKAHRLIVLKNRVELAQFQNSAPKYLILAESFWKDLSSLPFTYDYSAYRKLLQTYGTHYLSEGSLGGEYQALLELDNQAFASSSTTDIEYQRCWRKVKRRLFWKKVKTVCEKLTQSISSSHGHNRNRMPIKVNVFGGNPALKDNLSILDVDNPDANRERYDNWASSVKDFPEVIDQKLSPLYELVKEVQCAGLKKLHLKRATEEYLAEEHPCHCQPCQNNGQPLLTGSVCHCLCRPGTSGRACEKGAVIGEQPGVIHGSWSCWTSWGACSGSQRSRTRRCNNPAPSRGGQYCTGLEEEQKPCEESDIQYLQSVEPQCFGLSVNPPKTCGLPPNLRNGFIQNPRDFYVVGNRVQYTCIDGYYLIGNAVAQCSENQRWTAETRVCQSSTCGTPPLDSQVVATPTKAAYQIGDRLSLSCPARLVLDGEVSEVICNPSLQWSPSPEGTRCKAAPTAPPPPSGMACKLWENVGKTQCVCKMPFQCTTSLQLCARLSSSQSRLISVCQLGALRCLGRSFTLASHSDCNWPAETFTSCEACKPGTVCQESARKCICQNATECPKISTPLCVNSGDGGVSRTMTECEVGARRCAGEQLNVIGIDACPE is encoded by the exons CTGGACGTGGCTGCAGCGCTCTCCTCTTTGGCGATTTTGCTTGTCTGCTTGTCTCCAGTTTG TTGTCAGCAGCCTGTAAACTGCAGATGGGGGCCTTATGGAGAGTGGTCTGAGTGTGATGGCTGCACCAACACAAAG atgCATACTCGTCACATCCAAGTATATGCCCAGTTTGGAGGTGTACCATGTTCAGGAGACGCAACTCAAACACAACCATGTGTCCCACGCAAAGAATGTCCCCTGGAAACTGGGTGTGGAGGCAGGTTTCGCTGCACCTCTG GTCAGTGTATCAGCAACTCCCTGCGGTGTAACGGAGACCAGGACTGTGAAGACGGTCTGGATGAGAGAGGCTGTGACCAAGACAACATCCAGTTCTCATGCGACCTTGATAAAACACCTCCCAATTCTGACCTCACAGGCAGAGG GTATGACGTCTTACAAGGGAAACTGAAAGCAGGAGTGATCAACACTCTGAACTTTGGAGGGCAGTGTAGGAAGGTGTTCAGTGGTGACCACAGAGTCTTTTACAGACTTCCACAGAACATCCTCAGGTACAACTTTAAG gtgaCAGTAAATAATGATGAGAGTGATGAATCCTACGAAAGCACATGGTCATATGTGCAGCACATCCAGTCCAATGCCATAGTGGGACATGACCGCCGGACCTTCCACAAAGAAATCACCGACAGCAAG GCCCACAGGTTGATAGTCCTGAAAAACAGAGTGGAACTAGCACAGTTCCAAAACTCAGCTCCCAAGTATCTTATACTGGCTGAAAGTTTCTGGAAAGACCTGTCCTCACTGCCTTTCACATACGACTACTCTGCCTACCGCAAACTGCTTCAGACCTATGGCACACACTACCTCTCTGAAGGCTCACTTGGAGGCGAATACCAAGCCTTGTTGGAGTTGGACAACCAAGCGTTTGCCTCATCAA GTACTACAGATATAGAGTACCAGAGGTGTTGGAGAAAAGTGAAACGACGTTTATTCTGGAAGAAAGTGAAAACTGTCTGTGAAAAACTAACACAATCTATATCATCCAGCCATG GACACAATAGAAACAGGATGCCCATTAAAGTCAATGTTTTTGGTGGAAATCCAGCTCTCAAAGACAATTTGAGTATTCTGGATGTGGACAATCCAGACGCCAACAGAGAGCGATATGATAACTGGGCCTCTTCTGTTAAAGACTTCCCAGAAGTCATAGACCAGAAG TTGAGTCCTCTGTATGAGCTGGTGAAGGAGGTCCAGTGTGCAGGTTTGAAAAAGCTCCACTTGAAAAGAGCCACGGAGGAGTACCTGGCAGAGGAGCATCCCTGTCACTGCCAGCCCTGCCAGAACAACGGCCAGCCACTGCTGACGGGCTCTGTGTGTCACTGCCTCTGCCGGCCAGGAACCTCAGGACGAGCCTGCGAGAAAGGAGCTGTGATAGGAGAACAACCTG GTGTGATTCATGGCAGCTGGAGCTGTTGGACATCCTGGGGAGCTTGTTCTggaagtcaaaggtcaagaaCACGCAGGTGCAACAATCCCGCTCCCAGCAGAGGGGGCCAATACTGCACTGGACTAGAAGAGGAACAGAAACCTTGTGAGGAATCAGACATCCAGTATTTACA GAGTGTGGAGCCTCAGTGCTTTGGTCTCTCTGTGAATCCACCAAAGACATGTGGTCTGCCTCCCAACCTTAGGAACGGCTTTATTCAG AATCCCAGAGATTTTTATGTGGTTGGGAACAGAGTGCAGTACACCTGCATAGATGGTTATTACCTCATTGGAAACGCTGTTGCTCAGTGCAGTGAAAACCAGAGGTGGACAGCAGAAACAAGGGTTTGCCAAA GTTCCACATGTGGGACTCCCCCTCTTGACAGTCAAGTTGTAGCCACGCCCACCAAAGCAGCCTATCAGATTGGTGACAGATTGTCCCTCTCTTGTCCTGCAAGGCTGGTGCTGGATGGTGAGGTATCAGAGGTAATATGCAATCCTAGCCTGCAGTGGTCTCCCTCTCCAGAAGGCACTCGTTGTAAAGCAG CGCCCACAGCTCCCCCCCCTCCATCTGGCATGGCCTGTAAATTGTGGGAGAATGTAGGAAAAactcaatgtgtgtgtaaaatgccATTTCAGTGCAC GACTTCTTTACAATTGTGTGCCAGACTTAGCTCAAGCCAAAGCCGTCTAATAAGCGTTTGCCAACTTGGAGCTCTGAGGTGTTTGGGTCGGAGCTTCACGCTGGCCAGTCACAGCGACTGTAACTGGCCAGCAGAAACATTCACATCCTGCGAGGCCTGTAAACCAGGGACAGTCTGTCAGG AGTCAGCCAGAAAATGTATATGCCAGAATGCAACAGAGTGCCCTAAAATCTCCACCCCTTTGTGCGTCAATTCTGGCGATGGTGGGGTTTCAAGGACGATGACCGAATGTGAGGTGGGGGCCAGAAGGTGTGCTGGGGAGCAGCTGAATGTAATTGGGATTGATGCCTGTCCAGAATAG
- the LOC115051831 gene encoding regulator of G-protein signaling 7-binding protein B-like, which translates to MCSAPYGRKKRPRSAGSIFPVSKGVQTEPERRESTEGAADCSRMTVQEFNTLVALYREQVISIGESSADCPSLRAQMHHTRSKGCSMARAAHQDLAVISVSGPEDGEIHPEICRLFIQLQCCLEMFITEMLKSMCLLGVLQLHRKSTISTSLVDFRVDESSDVPILEDRSSSPTDFPQEQWLVGTDIENIERDMREMRNLLSKLRDTMPLPLKNQDDSSLLNLTPHPLIRQRKRRFPGLCCMVSG; encoded by the exons ATGTGTTCTGCACCGTACGGCCGGAAAAAGCGCCCGAGGTCTGCTGGGAGCATCTTCCCCGTCAGCAAAGGCGTGCAGACGGAGCCGGAGCGCAGGGAGAGCACGGAGGGGGCGGCGGACTGCAGCAGGATG ACTGTCCAGGAATTCAACACCCTGGTCGCGCTGTACCGGGAGCAAGTCATATCCATCGGGGAGAGCTCAGCGGACTGTCCGAGCCTGCGGGCTCAGATGCACCACACTCGGTCCAAAGGATGCTCCATGGCCCGGGCAGCGCACCAGGACCTCGCCGTAATCTCCGTTTCGGG tcCAGAGGATGGAGAAATCCACCCTGAGATTTGCCGGCTCTTCATCCAGCTGCAGTGCTGCCTTGAGATGTTCATAACAGAGATGCTCAAATCCATGTGCCTGCTGGGggtgctgcagctgcacagaaaAAGTACCATCTCGACATCATT GGTGGACTTCAGGGTAGACGAGAGCTCTGATGTCCCCATCCTGGAAGACAGATCCTCCTCTCCCACAGACTTCCCTCAGGAGCAGTGGTTGGTGGGAACTGATATTGAAAATATCGAGAG AGATATGCGTGAGATGAGAAACTTACTCAGCAAACTCAGGGATACTATGCCATTACCACTGAAAAACCAAG ATGACAGCAGCTTGTTGAACCTGACTCCACACCCGCTgatcagacagaggaagagacgCTTCCCTGGACTCTGCTGCATGGTGTCAGGCTGA
- the c6.2 gene encoding complement component C6 yields the protein MVSSGQLVLVLQLFNCISGGLACFCEKYTWSSWSGCTVSCNHGTQRRERHFVHDDYYWKSSCQQLCNRYEWRSCNSQTCPINCVLTEYGPWSDCSACDKKQFRTRSVQRPSQFGGSKCSPELAEERPCIPTKECQLPPVNCGDKFKCDIGRCISQALRCNNQDDCGDNSDERGCINPSVVCPVERRPAPGSDLAGNGVNALSGEQRGAVLDNTFMGEACIIKRPKDTNLYHRVPYNFQNFDIQVGDVQDFSTRPEDLHTESITVNTPRSSSSVKTSGNVFFPIFYFSSSSSRESQSYRDAFDSSKKMDSKFFRVHQVLPVSTFRTKEPGDLVLSLVFLQFLHDLPLDYNYAQYREIFQRFGTHYYSSGKLGGHYDLLYQYNRAELKSSGLTEKESSSCLHDETFFTVILYTESSSVHRCRNTKITEKYQGSFIQASEKSFSMVRGGRPTEAVALSWQRGGPVPDRTVFRDWKLSVLDNPDVVDYKLQSIIDLVRGIPCAITKRRHLRRAFIQYLEEFDTCKCAPCPNNAMPILSGTECKCVCQSGTYGKNCEVRAPDYTADHVDGYWSCWGPWSSCGASMKRHRTRRCDNPSPLRGGKVCDGPVRQDDPCHISIFEQKESCENDDDFTMGWKDELPPGVEGCLRPQRPANSFLRKAKQYYSFGEDEEFECFTGFQLEGFQYINCLPGGTWSQPSGSCIKKRCLAPEIPDGMLLSPEKNEYKVGDLLSLKCEDTSLKPQPESVFTCSDSLGWEPPLPTDLHCTNEETFVPDPQCGPGEKRQGSQCACIPRGDCGVHQENVCVLNTNVGAKVQMSLCSFLAGRCHGDPLFFISEEGCRTDDDWQQEWAKFRAEFSSKSSVQVSCGLDTCFEWESCSASKKCQCKTAQSCQRGKGQLFCVKTVRNQRILTLDLCSLAALKCARYDLEIINEGACASR from the exons ATGGTTTCTTCTGGCCAACTGGTGCTGGTGCTCCAGCTGTTCAACTGCATATCAGGCGGTTTGGCCTGTTTCTGTGAGAAATACACCTGGAGTTCCTGGTCTGGCTGCACAGTGAGCTGTAACCATGGTACACAGCGGAGAGAAAG acacTTTGTACATGATGACTATTACTGGAAGAGCAGCTGCCAGCAGTTGTGCAACAGATACGAGTGGAGATCCTGTAATTCTCAGACATGTCCAATCAACTGCGTGCTGACAGAGTATGGGCCTTGGTCCGACTGCTCCGCCTGTGACAAGAAACAG TTTCGAACCCGGTCTGTCCAAAGGCCATCCCAATTCGGTGGGTCGAAGTGCAGCCCAGAGCTGGCTGAAGAAAGGCCCTGTATTCCCACCAAAGAATGCCAGCTACCACCTGTCAACTGTGGAGATAAGTTCAAGTGTGACATAG GGCGTTGCATCAGCCAAGCACTGAGGTGCAACAACCAGGATGACTGTGGAGATAACTCTGATGAAAGGGGTTGCATAAACCCATCAGTTGTGTGTCCAGTAGAGAGGAGGCCAGCTCCTGGGTCCGACCTTGCAGGCAATGG GGTTAATGCTCTGTCAGGGGAGCAGAGGGGTGCCGTGCTTGACAACACGTTTATGGGAGAAGCCTGCATTATCAAGAGGCCTAAGGACACAAATCTCTACCATCGAGTCCCTTACAACTTCCAAAACTTTGACATTCAG GTTGGAGATGTACAAGACTTTAGCACACGGCCCGAGGACCTACACACAGAATCCATCACAGTGAACACCCCCCGGTCGTCTAGCAGTGTCAAAACATCTGGAAATGTCTTCTTCCCaatcttttacttttcttcaaGTTCTAGCAGGGAATCACAATCTTATAGAGATGCTTTTGACTCCTCAAAGAAAATG GACTCCAAATTTTTTCGGGTGCATCAGGTTCTGCCTGTGAGCACATTCAGGACGAAAGAGCCAGGAGATCTGGTTCTTTCTCTGGTTTTCCTCCAGTTCCTTCATGATCTTCCCCTTGACTACAACTACGCCCAATACAGGGAAATCTTCCAGCGCTTTGGTACACATTACTACAGCTCGGGGAAGCTGGGTGGCCACTATGACCTGCTGTACCAGTACAACCGAGCAGAGCTGAAGAGTTCAG GTTTAACAGAAAAGGAGAGCAGCTCTTGCCTGCACGATGAGACGTTCTTCACTGTCATCTTATACACCGAATCCAGCAGTGTGCACCGGTGCAGAAACACCAAGATCACAGAGAAATATCAAG GCTCTTTCATTCAGGCATCAGAAAAGTCTTTCTCTATGGTTAGAGGAGGAAGACCCACAGAGGCAGTGGCCCTGTCTTGGCAGAGGGGCGGTCCTGTTCCAGACAGAACTGTGTTCAGAGACTGGAAACTCTCAGTTCTTGACAACCCAGATGTAGTTGATTACAAG CTGCAATCTATCATAGATCTGGTTCGAGGTATCCCCTGTGCTATCACAAAGAGGAGACACCTGAGGCGGGCATTCATACAATACCTGGAAGAATTTGATACCTGCAAGTGCGCTCCTTGTCCCAACAATGCCATGCCTATTCTCTCTGGCACAGAGTGCAAGTGTGTTTGCCAGAGTGGCACTTATGGTAAAAACTGTGAGGTTCGGGCCCCTGACTACACTGCAG ATCATGTTGATGGTTACTGGAGCTGCTGGGGGCCGTGGAGTAGCTGTGGAGCCTCCATGAAAAGACATCGGACAAGGCGGTGTGATAACCCCTCCCCACTCCGAGGAGGCAAAGTCTGCGATGGTCCTGTCAGACAAGACGATCCATGCCACATCTCTATCTTTGAGCA AAAAGAGAGTTGTGAAAACGATGATGACTTCACGATGGGTTGGAAGGACGAGCTGCCTCCTGGTGTAGAGGGCTGTCTGAGGCCACAGAGGCCTGCCAACAGCTTCCTCAGG AAAGCAAAGCAGTATTACAGCTTTGGTGAGGATGAGGAGTTTGAATGCTTTACTGGATTTCAACTGGAGGGTTTTCAATACATCAACTGTCTTCCTGGTGGAACCTGGAGTCAGCCAAGTGGAAGTTGCATTA AAAAGCGCTGCCTTGCCCCTGAGATTCCTGATGGGATGTTGCTCTCCCCTGAGAAAAATGAGTACAAAGTGGGGGACTTATTGAGTCTGAAGTGTGAAGATACCAGCCTAAAGCCACAGCCAGAAAGTGTTTTCACATGCAGTGACAGTCTCGGCTGGGAGCCTCCATTACCTACTGACTTACACTGCACTAACG AGGAAACGTTTGTTCCTGACCCTCAGTGTGGTCCAGGAGAGAAACGACAGGGTTCTCAATGTGCCTGTATCCCACGGGGGGACTGTGG TGTACATCAAGAAAATGTATGTGTCCTGAACACAAATGTCGGCGCCAAAGTGCAGATGTCTCTCTGCTCCTTCCTTGCTGgccgttgccatggtgatcCTCTGTTCTTCATCAGTGAGGAGGGATGCAGAACAGATGATGACTGGCAACAGGAGTGGGCCAAGTTTAGAGCGGAGTTTTCGTCTAAGAGTTCTGTGCAGGTGTCCTGTGGTCTTGACACCTGTTTTGAATGGGAATCTTGCTCCG CATCTAAGAAGTGCCAGTGCAAGACAGCTCAAAGCTGCCAGAGAGGTAAAGGGCAGCTTTTCTGTGTGAAGACGGTCAGGAACCAGAGGATTCTCACTCTGGATCTTTGCTCCTTGGCTGCTCTCAAGTGTGCCCGCTATGACCTTGAGATTATCAATGAAGGAGCATGTGCATCCAGATGA